The DNA sequence TGTTCAGGGCGAGGGCGAAGAGTTCCTACACGAGGCCACCCAGGTGAAGAATATCTGGATACCGTATGGGGAGTAGTCCAGGCGCAAACCGGACAGCAAATCGCGGCGAAAAGGAATCTGTAGGGACCAGTCGCTGTCCCTACAGATCTTCTGAGCCAGGTTCTCAATGCCATCTGAATTGCTGTACTTTATGCCCAGCGCACCAGTCCCATCTCATGCTTGCCGCCGAGGGCCGGATGGTTTGGCAGCACGCGGATACCGTAGGCAATGCTGCCACTTTCGGGCGGCTGCAGGCGCAGGTCAAAGCGGTAGGAGCCGTCCAGTTCCTGCTTGGTGTATTGCATTGGTAACGTATGCTGGATTGGAAGCTGCTCGTCGTTAGCATCGCCATAGACCAGCTCGACGCTTAAATCCTGGGGGCGCAGTCCATCACCGCGCACCCATGCGCGTACATCGATGCCCTCGCCGAGGCTCAACTGCCCATCGCGCTGCCCATCAGCATACACTTCCAGGCTCTGCCAGCTCTTCCTTATCTTGTCTTTCCATGCTGCCAGGACACGCGCCCGTTCGTAATTGTCCTGTGCAATGGCTATGCCCCGCTGGATTTCTGGCACATAGAAACGGGTGGTATACTCTTTCACCATCCGTTTCATACTGAACTGCGGAGCGCAAGTGCGAATAGCCTCTTTCATAAAGGCAATCCAGCGGTGCGGGATGCCGTCTGACCCGCAATCATAATAGGTTGGGACAATCTCTTCTTCAAGCAACCGGTAGAGTGAAAGGCTATCCGCCTCGGCCTGCACGTTTGTATCGTGATACTCCCGTTCCTCGCCGATGGCCCAACCGTTCTTGCCATTATAGCCCTCGGCCCACCAGCCATCGAGAATACTGCAATTGGGCTGTCCGTTCAACGCAGCCTTTTGACCGCTTGTGCCACTTGCCTCGTGCGGGCGGATGGGATTGTTCAGCCAGAGGTCTGTGCCTGAAACCAGGTAGCGCGCCATGTCGATATCATAGTTTTCCAGGAATATGATCTTGCCGCGCAATGCATCGCTGCGCGAGAAGCGATAGACCTGTTCGATCAGCGCTTTGCCAGGTTCATCGGCGGGATGTGCCTTGCCCGCGAAGATAATTTGTACCGGGCGTTGAGGGTTGTTCACAATGCGATTCAGTCGATCAAAGTCACGGAAGATCAGTGTGGCGCGCTTATAGGTAGCGAAACGTCGTGCAAAGCCAATGATGAGCGCATCTTTGTTCAGCATGCGTTCAATCTCGGCAATCTGGACCGATCCCTCACCCAGTCGTAGGTGTTGATCTCTCAAATGGCGGCGAGCATACGCAATAAGGGCCTCTTTTCTCTCCAAATGAACATTCCAGAGTTTTTCGTCGGGAATCTCATCGATGCGGTTCCATAAATCGGGATCATCCACGTGATTCTCCCAATCCTCACCGAGGTAGCGTTTGAACAGGTCGTTCATCTGCGGAGAAATCCAGGAAGGGGTATGAATGCCGTTCGTGATGTAGTCAATCGGTACCTCGTCGGGATCGATTCCAGGCCACAAAAACTGCCACATCTTACGCGAAACATCCCCATGCAGGCGGCTCACGCCATTATGGTCGCCCGTTAAGCGCAGCGCCAGCACCGTCATACTGAAGGTTGGGCCCCAGCCATGATCCTCGCGTGCAATCTCCATGAATTGCTCGCGATTGAGTCCAAGTTGTCCCCAGTAGGAGCCAAAGTACTTGTCAATAAGATCGTAACTGAAGGTGTCATTGCCGGCGGGTACCGGGGTATGTGTCGTGAAGAGCGAATTTGCCGCAACCGCTTCTCTTGCCTCATTAAATTTCAATCCGGCAGCAACCAGTTCGCGGCAGCGTTCCAGATTCAAAAAGGCCGCGTGTCCCTCATTAAGATGCCACGCGGCAG is a window from the Ktedonobacteraceae bacterium genome containing:
- the glgP gene encoding alpha-glucan family phosphorylase → MKVFGRMTVFPIMPSRISRLYELAYNLWWSWHPEARALYRKLDPDLWEKVGHNPVHFLSELDPRLLEQAAEDKVYLEHYDSVLEDFDRYMHPRAEETWFSQTYPEYADQTIAYFSAEFGLHESLPIYSGGLGILSGDHCKEASDLGLPFVGVGFLYPQGYFRQAVTREGVQEAFYDKLHFSEAPATPALGPDGNEVMISVDLPGRRIHAKVWKLQVGRIPLYLMDTDVPPNAPHDRELSARLYGGDREMRISQEIVLGIGGVRALRALGISPAAWHLNEGHAAFLNLERCRELVAAGLKFNEAREAVAANSLFTTHTPVPAGNDTFSYDLIDKYFGSYWGQLGLNREQFMEIAREDHGWGPTFSMTVLALRLTGDHNGVSRLHGDVSRKMWQFLWPGIDPDEVPIDYITNGIHTPSWISPQMNDLFKRYLGEDWENHVDDPDLWNRIDEIPDEKLWNVHLERKEALIAYARRHLRDQHLRLGEGSVQIAEIERMLNKDALIIGFARRFATYKRATLIFRDFDRLNRIVNNPQRPVQIIFAGKAHPADEPGKALIEQVYRFSRSDALRGKIIFLENYDIDMARYLVSGTDLWLNNPIRPHEASGTSGQKAALNGQPNCSILDGWWAEGYNGKNGWAIGEEREYHDTNVQAEADSLSLYRLLEEEIVPTYYDCGSDGIPHRWIAFMKEAIRTCAPQFSMKRMVKEYTTRFYVPEIQRGIAIAQDNYERARVLAAWKDKIRKSWQSLEVYADGQRDGQLSLGEGIDVRAWVRGDGLRPQDLSVELVYGDANDEQLPIQHTLPMQYTKQELDGSYRFDLRLQPPESGSIAYGIRVLPNHPALGGKHEMGLVRWA